In the genome of Cercospora beticola chromosome 2, complete sequence, one region contains:
- a CDS encoding uncharacterized protein (BUSCO:EOG09265J36), whose protein sequence is MATTATPGTDDTRQRSASHSRTRSGAIPSRPTTPLRPPSRTSLRASQSTPTAGSNLGTDSHPLSTLEPSFGELSDAMADLEANMMHLQLLNDSISRFNENFGAFLYGMNMTAFCVDFPEAPIPQSYTRHKGDYNPLDDSPFRLDVAGQGAGTGRREGDIEATFMTSDTSGFVENPEPSTIKKSAASSSKFSSVPGSMSRPGQFNPRGRGANAGAGRGGAVGRGTAAAGRARGSGIARGASTGRGGVGGTRGSGIARGVGRGRGAK, encoded by the coding sequence ATGGCCACCACCGCTACCCCCGGGACTGATGATACGCGCCAGCGCTCCGCGTCGCATTCTCGCACGCGATCCGGCGCAATTCCTTCGCGACCCACGACACCCCTCCGTCCACCATCTCGCACCTCTCTCCGAGCTTCCCAATCAACACCTACCGCAGGCTCCAACCTCGGCACGGATTCCCACCCACTTTCGACACTCGAGCCATCCTTTGGCGAGCTCTCAGACGCTATGGCCGACCTAGAAGCCAACATGATGCATCTCCAACTGCTCAATGACAGCATCAGCCGCTTTAACGAAAACTTCGGTGCCTTCCTCTACGGCATGAATATGACTGCGTTCTGCGTAGATTTTCCTGAAGCTCCGATTCCGCAAAGTTATACGCGACACAAGGGCGATTATAATCCATTGGATGACTCGCCGTTTCGTTTGGATGTTGCTGGACAGGGTGCTGGCACGGGAAGAAGGGAAGGTGATATAGAGGCGACGTTCATGACGAGTGATACAAGTGGCTTCGTGGAGAATCCCGAACCGAGTACGATCAAGAAGAGTGCGGCAAGTAGTAGCAAATTCAGCTCTGTGCCGGGGAGTATGAGTAGGCCAGGGCAGTTCAACCCACGAGGGAGAGGGGCGAACGCGGGTGCCGGGAGGGGAGGTGCTGTTGGTAGAGGCACTGCTGCCGCGGGACGGGCTCGTGGAAGTGGTATTGCTAGAGGTGCAAGCACAGGGCGAGGG